A section of the Mercenaria mercenaria strain notata unplaced genomic scaffold, MADL_Memer_1 contig_1766, whole genome shotgun sequence genome encodes:
- the LOC123555060 gene encoding uncharacterized protein LOC123555060: protein MLKKYMKKFLRKLFRDTFLEKPVQQLLLKSGPAINIEDPLRELSRFLSIDVVFAIPYEDRTLLKSWVERKRPNGWPSQELISEISKLPGHLVPVGRKGSQLKKYEWRICYTFAERQLMRSLNEVQLMLYQSIKVQRKSNFECVSSYIIKNLILWLAEALPQYVFQEKYYFALEYAKLVVLLSRVKNDKLPSYMIPERNLIADKLTENEKQTILKQLCEYLPKYRYCPFFASSKKTGCTILTTEYRNICENLRESERVNFLKQYQKTTETRLKMKNTVLKYSSILNNQAFTLLIYTLRLCHTTESRDHREQLRDIIVPLFADCIKIYTKQYARNMLQRIYDRITSRLYHCMTNITMWIRRKVPVTVNELCLAVVSFWLHVTTI, encoded by the coding sequence atgttgaaaaaatatatgaagaaaTTTCTTCGTAAACTCTTTAGAGATACGTTTTTGGAAAAGCCGGTACAACAATTATTGCTAAAATCTGGACCAGCAATTAACATTGAAGATCCCTTGCGGGAACTTTCTCGGTTTTTGTCAATTGATGTAGTTTTTGCTATACCATACGAAGACAGAACTCTTCTAAAGTCTTGGGTTGAACGAAAAAGGCCTAACGGATGGCCCTCGCAAGAACTGATTTCAGAAATTTCAAAACTGCCTGGTCATTTGGTGCCTGTCGGACGGAAGGGCAGTCAGCTTAAGAAATACGAATGGAGAATTTGCTACACATTTGCGGAGAGACAATTAATGCGCTCTCTGAATGAAGTGCAGCTGATGTTGTATCAGAGTATCAAAGTTCAGCGCAAAAGTAACTTCGAATGTGTGTCatcttatataataaaaaacttgATTCTATGGCTAGCAGAAGCATTGCCTCAATATGTCTTTCAAGAAAAGTATTATTTCGCTCTCGAATATGCCAAACTGGTAGTCTTATTATCGCGTGTAAAGAACGACAAACTTCCGAGCTACATGATTCCTGAAAGAAACCTAATTGCTGATAAgcttacagaaaatgaaaaacaaactattttaaagCAGTTATGTGAATATTTACCAAAATATCGTTACTGTCCATTTTTTGCGTCTTCGAAGAAAACTGGATGCACTATATTGACCACTGAATATCggaatatttgtgaaaatttgagagaaagtgaaagggtaaactttttaaaacagtACCAGAAGACAACTGAAAcgcgtttaaaaatgaaaaatactgttttaaaatacAGCAGTATTTTAAATAACCAAGCCTTTACGCTTCTTATCTATACGTTAAGGTTATGCCACACGACTGAGTCCCGTGATCACCGTGAGCAACTTCGAGATATTATTGTTCCACTTTTTGCtgattgtataaaaatatacacaaagcaatATGCAAGGAATATGTTACAAAGGATATATGATCGCATTACTTCACGGTTGTATCATTGTATGACAAATATCACAATGTGGATTAGGAGGAAAGTGCCAGTAACTGTAAACGAACTATGTTTGGCGGTAGTTTCATTTTGGCTACATGTTACAACGATCTGA
- the LOC123556082 gene encoding IgGFc-binding protein-like — protein MAAFQPYRSYDFSDVLVVGNDLSTVVNVTSTGQTTSSVSLNWLDAKQISLNNDITGIVISANATVSVIAGTTCSHVPQTYRYDCGLIAEQMIPTDAWENEYIVPNMPPRAGVLIRVLSLKHQDVCFYTQRGSTCKQFLHQHLLEFSTGSEPVVVRSNTTISVVSYGVEGGPFMTVVPGIKNFMNYYYFVVPSTYSSYNNSLAVVIQSSQTSGLILDGSTINSITHDFNVPQPFDSYSVLILRISTGYHKLSHQNANVKFGAFLYGNGNLEGYGLPIGIQKETGKKEQFHSKS, from the coding sequence ATGGCTGCCTTCCAACCGTATCGCAGTTATGATTTTTCGGATGTTCTCGTTGTTGGTAATGATTTAAGCACGGTTGTCAATGTTACTTCAACGGGACAGACAACTTCATCGGTGTCATTGAACTGGCTGGATGCGAAACAAATCTCACTAAATAATGACATAACAGGCATTGTCATATCTGCAAATGCAACCGTGTCTGTAATCGCAGGAACCACATGTTCACATGTACCACAGACTTACAGGTATGACTGTGGACTAATTGCTGAACAAATGATTCCTACTGATGCATGGGAAAACGAATACATTGTACCTAATATGCCACCTAGAGCTGGGGTATTGATTCGGGTGCTTTCGCTCAAACATCAGGATGTTTGTTTTTACACACAGCGTGGATCTACTTGTAAACAATTTCTTCATCAACATCTGTTAGAATTTTCCACTGGGTCTGAACCGGTCGTTGTAAGGTCCAACACCACTATCAGTGTCGTATCGTACGGCGTAGAAGGAGGTCCATTTATGACAGTTGTTCCAGGTATTAAGAATTTTATGAACTACTATTATTTCGTCGTACCGTCcacatattcctcatataataaTTCCTTAGCAGTTGTTATCCAATCTTCTCAAACAAGTGGACTAATTCTTGACGGATCTACAATAAATTCTATAACACATGACTTCAACGTGCCACAGCCATTTGACAGTTACAGTGTCCTTATTTTACGCATTTCTACTGGATACCACAAACTAAGTCACCAAAATGCAAATGTGAAATTCGGCGCATTTCTGTACGGAAACGGAAACTTAGAAGGGTATGGACTTCCAATTGGAATACAGAAAGAAACAGGTAAAAAGGAACAATTTCACTCTAAGTCATAG